A stretch of the Vigna radiata var. radiata cultivar VC1973A chromosome 9, Vradiata_ver6, whole genome shotgun sequence genome encodes the following:
- the LOC106773516 gene encoding transcription factor bHLH25-like, which yields MMEDSWQNWLSHLGTSENFGCTTIDEMLWLNSTWQGCDSSNNEVACMELKDEQSECCWSKRGVEKHQDLEAKGREKKRTKRARTSSEIEYHIVSERKRRQNIAEKFIALSATIPGLKKIDKASILGEAVKYMRQLQQRIAELEKASNNNSVKSFIIAKSHLCSASCEANSTIEMLPEVEASGLENEVLIRIYCEKRKDIMLNLMTLLKGVHLSVTSSSVLPFGNSLLNIVIVARMSEEFNLTVTELVKTLKQNLSMFYGVTE from the exons ATGATGGAGGACTCGTGGCAAAACTGGCTCTCTCATTTG GGAACGAGTGAAAACTTTGGCTGCACCACCATTGATGAGATGCTGTGGTTGAATAGTACTTGGCAGGGATGTGATAGCTCCAATAATGAGGTAGCATGTATGGAGTTAAAAGATGAACAGTCAGAGTGTTGTTGGAGTAAAAGGGGTGTGGAGAAGCATCAGGATTTGGAGGCAAAGGGAAGGgagaagaaaagaacaaaaagggCAAGAACCTCTTCTGAGATAGAATATCACATCGTCtcagagagaaaaaggagacaGAATATAGCAGAGAAATTCATAGCACTCTCAGCTACCATACCTGGCTTGAAGAAg ATAGACAAGGCATCAATCCTTGGAGAAGCCGTAAAGTACATGCGACAACTCCAACAACGCATAGCAGAGTTGGAAAAAGCGAGCAATAATAACAGTGTAAAGTCGTTTATCATAGCCAAATCACACCTTTGTTCAGCATCATGTGAAGCAAATTCTACCATTGAAATGCTCCCTGAAGTTGAAGCAAGTGGGTTAGAGAATGAAGTGCTGATTAGAATCTACTGTGAGAAACGAAAGGACATCATGCTAAACCTAATGACCCTTCTAAAAGGTGTTCATCTCTCAGTAACCAGTAGCAGTGTACTGCCATTTGGAAACTCTCTTCTCAACATTGTCATTGTTGCTCGG ATGAGTGAGGAGTTCAACTTGACGGTGACTGAGTTGGTTAAGACGTTGAAGCAGAATCTTTCGATGTTTTATGGTGTAACTGAGTGA
- the LOC106773514 gene encoding transcription factor bHLH18: MKEVSWQNNLHLQTEMDCQNEFFYDYDPINDDSDDFFSDIILQQAPPTPFSSESESDHSFRASNTVHNTSFLPSAAVNAVASKRSAPRTYILSFDSSTVVPATPEPSVPSSLLPAKRALHTQSPTTRPNQASKRTRTSSQTVDHIMAERKRRQELTERFIALSATIPGLNKTDKASVLRAAIDYVKQLKEKVDELEKQNRKSAAETVILVNKSDSNGNEDNSNSTETNCSILPEMEARVLGKEVLIEIHCEKEYGVELKILDHLENLHLCVTGSSVLPFGNSALCITITAQMDEEYEMTVNDLVKNLREVLSKSHLVSDSDPY, encoded by the exons ATGAAGGAGGTCTCATGGCAGAATAACTTGCATCTTCAAACG GAAATGGATTGCCAGAACGAGTTCTTCTACGACTATGACCCTATCAACGATGACTCTGATGATTTCTTCTCCGACATCATCCTTCAGCAGGCACCGCCCACGCCGTTCTCCTCCGAGAGCGAAAGCGATCACTCCTTTCGCGCTTCCAACACCGTCCACAACACTTCCTTCCTCCCCAGCGCCGCCGTTAACGCCGTCGCTTCCAAACGCTCCGCTCCCAGGACTTACATTCTCTCCTTCGATAGCTCAACGGTGGTACCCGCCACACCCGAACCCTCCGTCCCTTCTTCCCTTTTACCCGCTAAACGGGCCCTCCACACTCAAAGCCCCACAACCCGGCCCAATCAAGCATCCAAGAGAACCCGAACCTCTTCTCAGACCGTCGATCACATAATGGCCGAGAGAAAGAGGAGGCAAGAACTCACCGAGAGATTCATAGCACTCTCAGCCACCATTCCCGGCTTGAACAAG ACGGACAAGGCTTCTGTGCTTCGAGCAGCGATCGATTATGTGAAACAACTGAAAGAAAAGGTAGATGAACTAGAGAAGCAAAACAGAAAGAGTGCAGCAGAGACAGTAATATTGGTGAATAAAAGCGATTCGAATGGAAACGAAGATAACAGCAACTCCACTGAAACGAACTGCAGCATCCTTCCTGAGATGGAAGCGAGAGTGTTGGGGAAGGAGGTGCTCATTGAGATCCACTGTGAGAAAGAATATGGGGTTGAGCTGAAAATACTTGACCATCTTGAAAATCTTCATCTCTGTGTCACCGGTAGCAGTGTTTTGCCATTTGGAAATTCTGCTCTCTGCATTACCATCACAGCTCAG ATGGATGAGGAGTATGAGATGACAGTGAATGATCTAGTGAAAAACCTGAGAGAAGTTCTATCGAAGTCTCATTTGGTAAGTGACAGTGATCCGTACTAG